One region of Permianibacter fluminis genomic DNA includes:
- a CDS encoding DUF3019 domain-containing protein, whose translation MTFNRHLREFSLRRLRAVAAALPSLLGLLIAAVPVVASAEQEAPLLQLNPRSCLQTEADTPCVERLRIRWSAATADGVCIWQRDGEQPLFCESRNEGERELLLPILLTTRFELKARNGGPVLASVELLVMTPPADGKRRRYQHPWSIF comes from the coding sequence ATGACTTTTAATCGTCATCTGCGGGAGTTCAGTTTGCGGCGCCTGCGCGCGGTGGCGGCGGCGCTGCCATCGCTGCTGGGCTTGCTGATCGCGGCCGTGCCGGTTGTCGCCAGCGCCGAGCAGGAGGCGCCGCTGCTGCAGTTGAATCCGCGCAGTTGCCTGCAGACCGAAGCCGATACGCCCTGCGTCGAGCGTCTGCGCATCCGCTGGTCGGCCGCGACCGCCGATGGCGTTTGCATCTGGCAGCGTGACGGCGAGCAACCGCTGTTCTGCGAAAGCCGCAATGAAGGCGAACGCGAACTGCTGCTGCCCATTTTGCTGACCACCCGGTTCGAATTGAAGGCGCGCAACGGTGGCCCGGTGCTGGCGTCGGTCGAGCTGCTGGTGATGACGCCACCGGCCGACGGCAAACGCCGGCGCTATCAGCATCCGTGGAGCATTTTCTGA
- a CDS encoding VIT and vWA domain-containing protein, whose protein sequence is MNASIVKYLSAAAFGVATLWSATSDAAGLLTPKDGSLPALDIRSHHVNVVIEDGYAVTTIEQVFHNAQQSDLEAIYSFPIPEKAAVGEFTYWIDGKPVHGEVMKKAAAKQIYQEEKQAGHEVALTEQDSYKTFDISVYPVRAQQDVKIRLAYIQPAHVDTGIGRYNYPLEEGGVDEEKLSFWTANEKVTDEFSFNLLLRSSYPIDQLRLPKHPNAVVKQLSEQEWSVSIASRGSNAASASATNGDTDLNAAGTATPVIAEANSTGPAPAHVLDQDIMVYWRLRPGLPGSVDLVTYKAPGSALGTFMMTVTPGDDLRAISEGRDFVFVLDYSGSMQGKYQSLLEGVSKGLQKLQANDRFRIVLFNDSARELTSGYVNATPEAVLQIIQQLQSIAPNGGTDLYSAIDLGMRSLEADRSSAIILVTDGVANVGVTEKKQFLKLLEQRDVRLFTFVMGNSANRPLLEGMAKVSHGFAINVSNSDDIVGKLLEATSKLSHEAFHDVELKIAGDIRTSDLTPVQIGSLYRGQQLIVFGHYSGSGNAEVKVGGKISGQAKTYATKFAFPKDDSRYPELERLWAFAAIEDLQAKMDYFGADADTEQAVTDLAIDHGLVTDYTSMIVLREEEFARRGIARNNAQRITQEHDARQQRQAAPVRDHRVDAPQPMYSTPAPSHSSGGSSGGGGGGGDTGPLGVLLLLPLLPLLLNVLRGRRRLG, encoded by the coding sequence GTGAACGCATCCATCGTGAAGTACCTGAGTGCAGCTGCATTCGGTGTCGCCACGTTATGGTCAGCCACGTCCGATGCCGCCGGTTTGTTAACACCAAAAGATGGCAGCCTGCCGGCGCTCGATATCCGCTCGCATCACGTCAACGTGGTCATTGAAGACGGTTACGCCGTCACCACCATTGAGCAGGTGTTCCACAATGCTCAGCAAAGCGATCTGGAAGCGATCTATTCGTTTCCGATTCCGGAAAAAGCCGCCGTTGGTGAATTCACCTACTGGATCGACGGCAAGCCGGTGCACGGCGAGGTCATGAAAAAAGCCGCTGCCAAACAGATTTATCAAGAAGAGAAACAAGCCGGTCATGAAGTGGCGCTGACCGAACAGGACAGCTACAAGACCTTTGATATTTCGGTGTATCCGGTGCGGGCGCAGCAGGATGTGAAAATCCGGCTGGCTTACATTCAGCCGGCCCATGTCGATACCGGCATCGGTCGCTACAACTACCCGCTGGAAGAAGGCGGCGTGGATGAAGAAAAGCTGTCGTTCTGGACCGCCAATGAAAAAGTCACCGACGAGTTCAGTTTCAATTTGCTGCTGCGCTCATCCTATCCGATTGATCAACTGCGTTTGCCGAAGCACCCGAATGCCGTGGTCAAACAATTGTCCGAGCAGGAATGGTCGGTCAGCATCGCCTCGCGGGGCAGCAACGCCGCCAGTGCGAGTGCCACTAATGGCGACACCGACCTAAATGCCGCCGGTACCGCCACGCCGGTGATCGCAGAAGCCAACAGCACCGGGCCGGCTCCGGCGCATGTCCTGGATCAGGACATCATGGTGTACTGGCGCTTGCGACCGGGCCTGCCGGGTTCGGTGGATCTGGTCACCTACAAGGCGCCGGGCAGCGCGCTGGGCACATTCATGATGACGGTGACACCGGGTGATGATCTGCGCGCTATCAGCGAAGGTCGCGACTTTGTTTTCGTGCTGGATTATTCCGGCTCGATGCAGGGCAAATACCAGAGCCTGCTCGAAGGGGTCAGCAAAGGTCTGCAAAAGCTGCAAGCCAATGACCGGTTCCGGATTGTACTGTTCAACGACAGCGCCCGTGAGCTGACCTCCGGTTATGTCAATGCCACGCCGGAAGCCGTTTTGCAGATTATCCAGCAATTGCAGAGCATTGCACCAAATGGCGGCACCGATCTGTATAGCGCCATCGACCTTGGCATGCGTTCGCTGGAAGCGGACCGCAGCTCTGCCATCATTCTGGTTACCGACGGCGTTGCCAACGTCGGCGTCACCGAGAAAAAGCAATTCCTGAAGCTGCTGGAACAGCGCGATGTTCGCTTGTTTACCTTTGTCATGGGCAACAGCGCCAACCGACCGTTGCTGGAAGGCATGGCCAAGGTCTCGCATGGTTTTGCCATCAATGTGTCGAACAGCGATGACATCGTCGGTAAATTGCTGGAAGCCACGTCAAAGCTGAGCCACGAAGCCTTTCACGATGTCGAGCTGAAGATTGCTGGTGACATCCGCACCAGCGATCTGACGCCGGTGCAAATCGGCAGCCTGTATCGCGGTCAGCAGTTGATCGTCTTTGGTCACTACAGCGGTAGCGGCAATGCCGAAGTCAAGGTCGGCGGCAAGATCTCCGGCCAGGCCAAAACCTACGCGACAAAATTTGCCTTCCCGAAAGATGACAGCCGCTATCCGGAGCTGGAGCGGCTGTGGGCCTTCGCCGCAATTGAGGATCTGCAAGCCAAGATGGATTACTTCGGCGCAGATGCCGATACCGAGCAAGCGGTTACCGATCTGGCCATCGATCACGGTCTGGTCACCGACTACACCTCGATGATCGTGCTGCGTGAAGAAGAGTTTGCCCGTCGCGGCATCGCCCGCAACAACGCCCAGCGCATCACGCAGGAACACGACGCCCGCCAGCAGCGGCAAGCGGCACCGGTACGCGATCACCGCGTCGATGCGCCGCAGCCGATGTACAGCACGCCGGCGCCGAGTCACAGCAGTGGTGGAAGTAGTGGTGGCGGTGGCGGCGGTGGCGATACCGGCCCGCTCGGCGTCCTGCTGCTGTTGCCGCTGTTGCCGCTGTTGTTAAACGTCCTGCGCGGTCGTCGTCGCCTTGGCTAA
- a CDS encoding DUF3019 domain-containing protein, with protein MAVLIEAAVTDPAAGLSDSAELWLLPRSCIPRDPALPCVERVRVRWHLPAATPVCLRQRGVEQPLFCDSGAEGERELQMPVRVSTRFELWQQTGLALLASAELVVISVPTTAQRRRYQHPWSLF; from the coding sequence GTGGCGGTTTTAATCGAAGCTGCAGTAACCGATCCGGCCGCCGGCTTGTCTGACTCCGCCGAGCTCTGGCTGCTACCGCGCAGCTGCATTCCGCGCGATCCGGCACTGCCTTGCGTCGAGCGGGTGCGGGTGCGTTGGCACTTGCCGGCGGCAACGCCGGTTTGTCTGCGCCAGCGTGGTGTCGAGCAACCGTTGTTTTGCGACAGCGGCGCCGAAGGCGAACGCGAATTGCAAATGCCGGTCCGGGTCAGCACCCGCTTCGAGCTGTGGCAGCAAACCGGGCTGGCGCTGCTTGCCAGTGCCGAGTTGGTCGTAATCAGCGTGCCGACAACGGCCCAGCGTCGGCGTTACCAACATCCGTGGAGCCTCTTTTGA
- a CDS encoding response regulator transcription factor, producing MSDTAETILLVEDDAKLAQLVTSYLLQHGYDPVWVSSGADVAARLRQQHIALILLDINLPGKNGFEICRNIRSDFNGPILMLTARRGELDHVQGLEIGADDYLCKPIEPLLLLARIRAHLNRQSRLNARSDRSGVSKLLEFGQLKINAATRQVTLQQQAVHLTNGEYELLAMLVQNAGELVTRERLYEALLNRPYGGVDRAIDGRVSQLRRKLGDNPDDPKRILTIWGAGYMFVPAAWE from the coding sequence TTGAGCGACACTGCTGAAACCATTCTGCTGGTCGAAGACGACGCCAAGCTGGCCCAGCTGGTCACCTCATACCTGCTGCAACACGGCTACGATCCGGTCTGGGTCAGCAGCGGCGCCGATGTTGCTGCCCGGCTGCGCCAACAGCACATTGCCTTGATCCTGCTCGACATCAACCTGCCCGGCAAAAACGGCTTCGAGATTTGCCGCAATATCCGCAGCGACTTCAACGGTCCCATCCTGATGCTCACCGCTCGCCGCGGTGAACTCGATCATGTCCAGGGTCTGGAAATCGGCGCCGACGATTACCTGTGCAAACCGATCGAACCACTGCTGCTCTTGGCGCGCATACGCGCGCATCTGAACCGGCAATCGCGACTCAATGCCCGCAGCGATCGCAGCGGCGTCAGCAAACTGCTGGAATTCGGTCAGCTGAAAATCAACGCCGCCACCCGGCAAGTGACACTGCAGCAACAGGCCGTGCATTTGACCAACGGTGAATACGAACTGCTGGCCATGCTGGTGCAGAACGCCGGCGAGCTGGTGACCCGCGAACGCCTGTACGAAGCGCTGCTGAACCGGCCCTACGGTGGCGTCGATCGCGCCATCGATGGCCGCGTCAGTCAGTTGCGACGCAAACTCGGTGACAATCCCGATGATCCGAAACGGATTCTGACCATCTGGGGCGCCGGCTACATGTTCGTGCCAGCAGCGTGGGAATAA
- the rrtA gene encoding rhombosortase — MIKLTSTTLPARLRVPVVTLACVALMLALQYLVRDHSQFYFDQTAISNGDYWRLLTGHFIHADNAHLRWNLVALLLLGLLLEQHSRTLMLAALVGGVFVIDIWLLSPLAGVSRYCGLSGVLNSVLVLLLWQEWRRHKQWLPVLTGLLALAKIVVELTAQQSLFTHFSWPPYPPAHLAGSVAGLILIAVVHHRSHVSRFTTSTSPTSPTSPTSHKQFHAN; from the coding sequence ATGATCAAACTCACCTCGACCACCCTACCGGCACGCCTTCGCGTGCCGGTAGTCACACTGGCCTGTGTCGCGCTGATGCTGGCGCTGCAATACCTTGTCCGTGATCACAGCCAGTTCTATTTTGATCAGACCGCCATCAGCAACGGCGACTACTGGCGCTTGCTGACCGGTCACTTCATTCACGCCGACAATGCGCATCTGCGCTGGAATCTGGTCGCGCTGCTGCTGCTTGGCCTTTTGCTTGAACAGCACAGCCGAACCCTGATGCTGGCCGCACTGGTGGGCGGTGTATTCGTCATTGATATCTGGTTGCTGAGTCCGCTGGCGGGCGTCAGCCGCTACTGCGGCCTGTCCGGGGTATTGAACAGTGTGTTGGTGCTGCTGCTCTGGCAAGAGTGGCGACGTCACAAACAATGGCTGCCAGTGCTGACCGGTTTGCTGGCGTTGGCCAAGATTGTCGTTGAACTGACGGCGCAGCAGTCACTGTTCACTCACTTCAGCTGGCCGCCTTATCCGCCCGCGCACCTGGCTGGATCTGTTGCCGGCCTGATACTGATTGCCGTAGTGCACCACCGGTCTCATGTCTCCCGATTCACTACATCAACTTCACCGACTTCACCCACTTCACCCACTTCACACAAACAGTTTCACGCCAACTAA
- a CDS encoding MipA/OmpV family protein, translated as MWWRTSVLGRARLLCCAGAIVLGTSVLANDGLDPDTLNKTDVDITDVDKTGIDKTDVEKNSADKNGFNSDPLDNDSAASAADASAGCPAEEALADACISVGEWQFGLAVGRGFAENPLFGGRDVRFPLLPRVRYYGERFFLETQTLGYTVTDEPSWRLNFIAYPNLDYAYFHDGNWATGGLTPPTVLPIAVVGDWDPNGNTLPPPVHELNKRRLTWLGGIEASWFHEAWAVQLRAGRDISVGHDGRQIDLSIKRHDEWAGTSIDSAIGWLYRDQKLSDYYFGLDADESGHWLFTYTPAASTSPYLLLTVHHPLTEQLGLLAWLGGQRASDEIANSPLMTQRWFTASFFGVTYDF; from the coding sequence ATGTGGTGGCGAACAAGTGTCCTGGGCCGGGCCCGCTTGCTGTGCTGTGCCGGCGCGATCGTTCTTGGCACATCGGTTCTGGCGAACGACGGTCTTGATCCAGACACTCTCAACAAAACAGATGTCGACATAACAGATGTCGATAAAACCGGCATCGACAAAACAGACGTCGAAAAAAACAGCGCCGACAAAAACGGCTTCAATAGCGACCCGCTCGACAATGACAGCGCTGCGTCTGCTGCCGATGCCAGTGCCGGCTGTCCGGCCGAGGAAGCGCTGGCCGATGCCTGCATCAGCGTCGGCGAGTGGCAGTTTGGTCTGGCCGTCGGCCGCGGTTTTGCCGAGAACCCGTTGTTCGGCGGCCGCGATGTCCGCTTTCCGTTATTGCCGCGCGTTCGCTATTACGGCGAGCGCTTTTTTCTGGAAACCCAGACACTGGGCTACACCGTCACCGACGAGCCAAGCTGGCGGCTGAACTTCATTGCCTACCCCAATCTCGATTACGCCTATTTTCATGACGGCAACTGGGCTACCGGCGGACTGACGCCACCCACCGTGCTGCCCATTGCGGTGGTCGGCGACTGGGATCCGAATGGCAATACGCTGCCACCGCCGGTGCATGAACTGAACAAGCGCCGGCTGACCTGGCTCGGCGGCATCGAAGCCAGCTGGTTTCATGAGGCCTGGGCCGTGCAACTGCGCGCCGGCCGTGACATCAGCGTCGGTCACGACGGCCGGCAGATCGATTTGTCGATCAAGCGACACGACGAATGGGCGGGCACCAGCATCGACTCGGCCATCGGCTGGCTGTATCGCGATCAAAAACTTTCCGACTATTATTTCGGTCTCGACGCTGACGAATCCGGCCATTGGTTGTTCACCTACACGCCCGCGGCCAGCACCAGTCCGTATCTGCTGTTGACCGTACACCATCCGCTGACCGAGCAACTCGGCCTGCTGGCCTGGCTCGGCGGTCAACGCGCCAGCGACGAAATTGCCAACAGTCCGCTGATGACGCAGCGCTGGTTCACCGCGAGTTTCTTCGGGGTGACCTATGACTTTTAA
- a CDS encoding ATP-binding protein has translation MNTLFLRLYLALFLSLVVSAIGLDYLYSLYRPDDEPNSALRALWQTHPRASIGSQQAGVTNTEEAGLWLLRDELHWPPESWRALEQQRTLTLTDGTGKTYFYGLDSSGEQVFVVPLPGNSEDRHWFWLLAYYGTLALVVFLWLQPLVRDIDKLRSSVQALDLPTTELSLPLRQRSALTPVATALRDLRRHTAGLMALQRDIANAVSHDIRTPLARIRFALAMLPVDADAKLTRGIQADLSEIEQLVDEMLQYAEFEHRLPVLNKRRIPLQPFVTELIARYQHHHSVQIELSIADTAELSFDAACLQRALQNLLDNALRYARNKIQVRWQTDADSRQLIVEDDGPGLPDNTDRDLSAEFSSDGDAAGYGLGLAIVKKICLWHGGQLLLERSSELGGARVVLRFNS, from the coding sequence ATGAACACGCTTTTTCTGCGCCTGTATCTCGCGTTGTTTCTGTCGCTGGTGGTCAGCGCCATCGGGCTCGACTACCTGTACTCGCTCTATCGCCCGGATGACGAGCCAAACAGCGCCTTGCGCGCGCTCTGGCAAACCCATCCGCGCGCCAGCATCGGTAGCCAGCAAGCCGGTGTGACCAACACCGAGGAAGCCGGCCTCTGGCTGCTCCGTGACGAACTGCATTGGCCACCGGAAAGCTGGCGTGCGCTCGAGCAGCAACGCACGCTGACGCTGACCGACGGCACCGGCAAAACCTATTTCTACGGTCTCGACAGCAGTGGCGAACAGGTGTTTGTGGTGCCGCTGCCGGGCAATAGTGAGGATCGGCACTGGTTCTGGTTGTTGGCTTATTACGGCACGCTGGCGCTGGTGGTGTTTCTGTGGCTGCAACCCTTGGTGCGCGACATCGACAAACTTCGCAGCTCGGTGCAAGCGCTGGATTTACCGACCACCGAATTGTCATTGCCACTGCGTCAGCGCAGCGCGCTGACGCCGGTCGCCACCGCGCTGCGCGATCTGCGTCGCCACACTGCTGGCTTGATGGCACTGCAACGCGATATCGCCAACGCGGTTTCCCACGACATTCGCACGCCGCTGGCGCGTATCCGTTTTGCTCTCGCCATGCTGCCGGTCGACGCCGACGCCAAACTGACCCGCGGCATTCAGGCTGACCTGAGTGAAATCGAGCAACTGGTTGACGAGATGCTGCAATACGCCGAATTCGAACACCGCTTACCGGTATTGAACAAACGCCGGATCCCGCTCCAGCCATTTGTCACCGAGCTCATCGCCCGTTACCAACACCACCATTCCGTCCAGATTGAGCTGAGCATCGCCGACACCGCTGAATTGAGTTTCGATGCCGCCTGTCTGCAACGCGCCCTGCAAAACCTGCTCGACAATGCCCTGCGCTACGCCCGCAACAAAATTCAGGTCCGCTGGCAAACCGATGCCGATTCCCGGCAACTGATCGTCGAAGACGACGGCCCCGGTCTGCCAGACAATACCGATCGGGATTTGAGCGCCGAATTCAGCAGCGACGGCGATGCCGCCGGTTATGGTCTTGGCCTTGCCATCGTCAAGAAGATTTGCCTGTGGCACGGCGGTCAATTGTTGCTGGAACGTTCATCGGAACTGGGTGGCGCCCGGGTCGTGCTGCGATTCAACAGTTAG
- a CDS encoding MipA/OmpV family protein translates to MPRFAIFLSAVAALLLLALPVRSVSAESVSADSASADTLAADDSDCEPECVRTGEWEIGIALGYGYAPNPLADADDILLPVLPRISYYGERFFIETSTIGYTLAESAQQRLNLIARPNLDYFYFADSGTFYSVLTHPFRYGLPGELSKRELTWLGGLEYSWFRGPWQLQISAGADISVGHDGYEATLGGKYHWQHDDNSLQLSLGLLYRDDRLTDYYYGVTEEETSWLEKRYAPGSSLSPYFSLTDEHQLSEHLSLLMMLAVQRPDSVISDSPLVTERWFTASFFGLSYVF, encoded by the coding sequence ATGCCGCGGTTTGCTATTTTCTTGTCGGCGGTTGCGGCCTTGCTGTTGCTGGCGTTGCCGGTTCGATCTGTTTCTGCTGAGTCGGTCTCGGCTGATTCGGCCTCTGCTGATACGTTGGCGGCCGACGACAGCGATTGCGAGCCGGAATGCGTGCGTACCGGCGAATGGGAAATCGGCATCGCGCTCGGTTACGGTTACGCGCCGAATCCGCTCGCCGATGCCGATGACATTCTGCTGCCGGTGTTGCCGCGCATCAGCTATTACGGCGAACGTTTCTTCATCGAGACCAGCACCATCGGCTACACGCTGGCCGAGTCGGCGCAGCAGCGGCTGAACCTGATCGCGCGGCCCAATCTGGATTATTTTTATTTTGCCGACAGCGGCACGTTTTACTCGGTGCTGACCCATCCGTTTCGCTACGGCTTGCCCGGCGAGCTCAGCAAACGCGAACTGACCTGGCTCGGTGGTCTGGAATACAGTTGGTTCCGTGGTCCCTGGCAACTGCAGATCAGCGCCGGCGCCGACATCAGCGTCGGTCACGACGGTTACGAAGCCACACTCGGCGGCAAATACCACTGGCAGCATGATGACAACAGCCTGCAGCTGTCGCTCGGGTTGCTGTATCGCGATGACCGGCTGACCGATTATTACTACGGCGTCACCGAGGAAGAAACCAGCTGGCTGGAAAAGCGCTACGCGCCCGGCAGTTCGCTCAGCCCGTATTTCAGCCTCACGGATGAGCACCAACTCAGCGAGCATTTGTCGCTGCTGATGATGCTGGCGGTACAACGCCCCGACTCGGTGATCAGCGACAGCCCGCTGGTTACCGAACGCTGGTTCACCGCCAGTTTCTTCGGACTGAGCTATGTTTTCTGA